From the genome of Nicotiana sylvestris chromosome 2, ASM39365v2, whole genome shotgun sequence, one region includes:
- the LOC138884328 gene encoding phospholipase A1-II 1-like, which produces MISKRSSPDLVQLLSMVFYATFRPSMAIRHFAFKSDGLHRTPSFRIGVLDSSGTDRKGQVLEEVKRLVNQYKGEEVSFTLSGHSLGSSLATLCAIDVVVNQINKEFPVTAFVFGCPRVVEENFKKACDKLRNLQILSISNALDPVPAIPDHGLVEGSATDWRLYEDVGFELSIDTSKSKYLKKGITGHILEVYLHGIAGT; this is translated from the exons atgatctcaaagagatctagtccagatcttgttcaacttctatccatggtcttttatgctactttccggccatccatggctattcga CATTTTGCCTTTAAATCTGATGGTCTGCATAGAACCCCCTCttttaggataggagtcctagattcctccgggactgataggaagggacag GTACTTGAAGAAGTTAAACGCTTGGTTAACCAATACAAGGGAGAGGAAGTTAGCTTTACTCTAAGTGGTCACAGTTTGGGTTCATCATTGGCCACACTTTGTGCAATTGACGTAGTTGTCAACCAAATCAATAAGGAATTTCCCGTGACTGCGTTTGTATTTGGTTGCCCCCGAGTTGTAGAAGAGAATTTCAAAAAAGCCTGTGATAAATTGAGAAATCTTCAAATCTTGAGCATTAGCAATGCCCTTGATCCTGTTCCAGCGATACCAGACCATGGACTGGTCGAGGGTTCTGCAACAGATTGGAGACTATACGAAGATGTTGGCTTTGAACTTTCAATTGATACTTCAAAATCTAAATACTTGAAGAAGGGCATAACTGGTCATATTCTGGAAGTTTATTTGCATGGAATTGCTGGAACTTAA